The Faecalibacterium sp. I3-3-89 sequence GAGAACTGCGGCGTCGTGGGCACCCCGGGCGTGGGCTTCGGCGAGTGCGGCGAGGGCTACTTCCGCCTGACCGCTTTCGGTGACGCCGAGAAGACCAAGACCGCCGCCGAGCGCATCAAGGCCGCTATCAAGGCTCTGTAAATTTTATCGCACAAAAAGAGGGAGGCTCCCGCCGGGGGCCTCCCTCTTTTGCATCCAACGATTTGTGAGCTTGTCACAAAAATCAGTCGTTCTTTACTGCAAATCGTCGATTTTTAACCATACTCTTGTCCCTCCCCCGAAAAAATGATAAGATAATGTTAGACAGATGGGCAACTGTCCTTTGCGGCCATGAACATCCATCTATTACTTACAGGAGGAATCATCATGAAGCACTGGAAACGCATTCTATCCGCGCTCCTTATCAGCGCATTCGCTCTCACACTTTTTACAGGATGTGACAAAAAAGTAAAGCTGGAGGATGAACTGTTCAACCAGATGGCTGACTACGGCGAGACCATTGGGTTAAAGGTCGAAAAAGAAAAAGATAATAGCATTGCTGAGACCGCCTTTCATTTCCTCAGCAGTCGCTGCACAGGCAAGCTGGATAAGAACTTCTTTGGTAAAACCAAAAACTGGAAGTGGACTCCGACCGAGAACGGAAAAGAGTTTTTGGCCCTTCTTCCAGATCAGGAGACCTCTCGGTATCGCATCAGTTGGACGTTACTTCCTTCTGACCCCAAGAGCCAGTATTACAAAGATCCTCAAGTCATTGCCGCTGCTGTCATGCAGGACGCTTTTATTGAGGGCACAAACAGTTACGAAGCCTTCAACTCTTCGCTTACCTTTGAAGATACGATTCATGTCAGCATAGCTCAGGGCAAAATCGGAGGATATACATATTGTCTTGTTATCCAGCGCAGATCTTCTGTCAACTGAGTTTTTATTCTAGCGACACACTCTGACCTCATATAAGCAAGTCGTCCCCGCAGCGAAAAATGCTGCGGGGACGGCTTTTATTTTACTTTACCGCTCAAATGTCGTGCTGAGGGTCGTGCTCCACTCCCCGCCGGGGGCGAGGCAGGCCGCAGCGGCCCGCTGGCTCCACTCCTGCGGGTCGTCCACCGAGGCAGGCAGAGAGTTCCACGGCTCGATGCAGACGAAGCGCAGCGGCTTCGACAGGGCCGACCAGATGAGGGTATAGGGGAAGCCGGCTACATCGCAGACGATGCTGCGGCCGGTGTCCTTCTCGTAGATGCCCAGCGTCTTGGTGCGCAGGCCTGCCATGCAGAAGCTGTCGTTGTCGAAGAGGTCGTTGGTCAGCGGGATGGCCTGCTGGTTCTTCCACTGGTAGTAGCATTTGCCCGTCAGCAGACCGCCCCCGCTGGCGTCGAGGATGACCGGGCTTTCGGGCTGGTCGAAGCGGAACTCGTAGTCCTCGACGGTGTGCTCTGCATCGAAGGGCACACAAAAGGCCGGATGGTAGCCGATGCCGAACCGCAGCTCCTCGCTGCCGGGGTTCGAGACGGTGAGAGTGTGGTGGAGGGTCTTGCCGTCCAGCCGGAAGGTGCTGGTGAGGACGAAGTCGAAGGGGAACCGCTCTGCCTTCATGGTCTCGTCCGGACGCAGCTCGAGCTGGACGGTATCGCCCTCGGCCTTTCGCAGGGTGTGCTCCACATCCCGTGCGAAGCCGTGCTGCCCGCCCTTGTAGGTCTTGCCGCCGTGGGTGAAGCTGCCGTCCTTGAGCTTGCCCGTCCACGGGAAGAGGATGGGCGCGTGGCGCTTCCAGACTGCCGGGTCTGCCTGCCAGAGTAGCTCTTCTCCCGCTGCGTTCTTCAGGCTAACGGCCTCGGCACCATGGGTGTCCACCGTAAGGGTCAGATATTCGTTGTGAATGGTCGCCTGCATTTGTCTGCACTCTCCTTTTTCAGTGTGTTTTTGCTGCTTCCAGTATACTCCCCCTGCCCCGAAAAGCCAAGGGGATTCACCCATTCTCTCCCAGCGGAATAGGCTGTACCGAGCCTTGTTCTGATTTTACGCAAAGGAGAGTTTTTATATGGCTACCGGAATCCTGCGCATCCAAGCCTTCGCGGCCCGCCAGTCCAGCCCCATCGAGGGCGTGACCGTCAATGTCAGCGGCGACGGCTTCACCGCCACCCGTCTCACCGACGCCGAGGGCAATGCCGCCGACGTCACCCTCACCACACCCGCCTGCGCCCTCTCGCTGGACGAGGACAACACCACGCAGGCCCCCTACGCGGTCTGCAGCCTTGTGGCCTCCAAACCCGGCTACCGCACCGTCCGCATTCAGGGCGTGCAGGTCTTTCCCGGGCAGGTGACGCTGGCTCAGCCCGAAATGATCCCCGACACGGAAGAGATTCGGGACCCCCTCAACGCCCCCATTATCATCCCGCCCCACAGCCTCTTCACCGGCAACGGCGGCAGCGGCCCGACCCCCGCCCTCGCCTGTGTGCCGAGGGTGCTGGACCGGGTCATCATCCCCAAGAACATCACCGTCCACCTCGGCCGCCCCGCCGCATCGGCCCAGAACGTCACCGTCTCCTTCCGCAGGTATATCGCCAATGTGGCGTCCAGCGAGGTGTATCCTACCTGGCCTGAGCAGGCCCTCCGCGCCAACATCCACTGCCAGATCTCGCTGGCCCTCAACCGCATCTACACCGAGTGGTATCCCAGCAAGGGCTACACCTTCAACATCACCAACTCCACCAGCTACGACCAGTACTATGTGCACGGCCGGACCGTGTTCGACGTCATGGTGCGGCTGACGGACGACATCTTCAACACTTATATCCGCAAGACCGGCACCGTCAACCCCTACTACGCCGAGTACTGCGACGGCAAGAGCGTCACCTGCCCCGGCCTCAAACAGTGGGGCACCGTCACGCTGGCCAATCAGGGCCGGAACGCCCTCAGCATCCTCAAATATTACTACGGAAACAACATCGAGATCGTCCGCACGAACAACATCCAGTCCATCCCCCGGAGCTACCCCGGAAGCCCCCTGCGGCAGGGCAGCACCGGCAGCGCGGTGTTCACCTTACAGCGCCAGCTCAACCGCATCACAAAGGACTACCCCTTCCTCGGGCTGCTGACGGTGGACGGCATCTTCGGCAGCCGGATGACCGCGACGGTCAAAAAGTTCCAGAAGCAGTTCGGCCTCACCGCCGACGGCGTGGTGGGCCGCAGCACATGGTACAAGATCAGCTACATCTACGTCTCGGTCAAGGACCTCGCCGAGCTGACCAGCGAGGGGGAGACGTCCAACGGCGCCCTCTCCAACGGCACATGGGACCCCGGCAGCGCGCCCCTCAAGGTGGGTTCGACCGGCCGGGAGGTGGAGCAGGTGCAGTTCTGGCTGAGCACACTGGCCCAGTACGAGAGCAACATCCCCTCCGTCACGGTGGACGGCATCTTCGGCAGCGGCACTGCGGCGGCGGTGCGGGCGTTCCAGCGGCGCTACGGCCTGACTGCGGACGGCATCGTGGGGCGGGCCACATGGACCGAGCTGTACGACCAGTTCCGCAGCATCCAGTCCGACAACGGCACCCCCAACGCCTACCCCGGCTCTGCCCTGCGCCAAGGCAGCAGCGGCCAGAACGTCCGGCTGGTGCAGTTCTGGCTCAAGATCGCGCGGACGGTCTACCAGAGCCTCAGCAATGTGACGGTGGACGGCATCTTCGGCCCGGCCACGACGGCAGCGGTGCGGCGGTTCCAGACCTACTTCGGCCTTGCCAGTGACGGCGTCGTGGGCCGCACGACGTGGAACAAGCTCTACGAGGTCTACAACGACATCGCCAACCGCCTGCTCTCGTCCAGCCTGCGGCCCGGCGAATATCCGGGCCTGCTGCGCAGCGGCTCCACCGGCACAGCGGTGCGGGAGCTGCAGTTCTACCTCTATCTCATGAGCGCCTACCAGAGCAGCATCCCCTCCGTCTCCATCGATGGCCGTTTCGGCGCGGCCACCGAGGCCGCCGTCCGGGCCTACCAGCGGTTCGCCGGGCTGACGGTGGACGGCATCGTGGGCCGGAAAACATGGGATTCGCTCTACGGAAAAGCCTCGGCTCTCCGCTCCTCCGGGCCTGTGGTCACCCTCAAGCGCCTGCCCTATCCTGGCACGCCGCTGACCATCGGCAGCGACAGCAGCGCCGTGCTCTACTACGCCCTGCTTTTGCAGCGCATCGCCTACTATTACGACAGCGTGGCGTCCCCCGCGCTTTCCAGCCAATACACCCAGGAAACGGCAGACGCCACCGCCAGTGCACAGGAGCTTCTGGGCCTGCCCGCCACCGGCGCAGCCGACGCCGAGACGTGGACGGCGGTGGAGGCTCTGAGCTTACAGCTGGCGGCCTTTACGCCCAACCCTGACCGGCATCCTGAGCAGGGGCCGGACTACCCGGGCCGGGCCATGAAGGAAGGCAGCGTGGGGCCTGACGTCAGCCTCATCGAGGGCTGGGTCAACGACCGCTCCCAGCTCTACTGCGAGGAGGACTACGTCACCGACAATGCCTCCTTCGGTCCGGAGGACACCGCCGCCGTGAAAGAGACGCAGCAGCGGGCGGGCCTTGAGACGAACGGCGTCGTAGACCGGCCCACTTGGGCCGCGCTCCGCGCCCAGAGCCACACTGCCTGCGACAGCTGCACCGAGGAGGGATGAGAGATGGCACGCTTACTGGTCTATGATGCCTACGAGAACAAGGTCTACACCTATTCCAGCCTGAACGAAAACGACCCCATGCCCTACAGCACCGGAACGACCCTGACCGTCCGGGAGTTCCGGGGCAGGTCCAACAGTCCGGTGCTTTGGACGACCATTGCGGCCATGGAGGCATGGAACCTGACCCGCCGCAAGTACGGCAGAGGCATCCCGGTGGGGTACGCCTTCCGCCGCATCTGGGAGGGCGGCCACGGCACCCGCAGCCAGCACTACGCAGGCGTGTCCTTCGATGTGGGGCAGCGCCTCAGCCAGACCCAGCGCACTGCCATCTACAGAGCCGCCCGCTCCACCGGGGCGTGGGGCTACGTCGAGCCGCTGAGCCAGACCCCCACATGGGTGCACCTCGACCGGCGCTACGGCACCCCCGCCTGCAGCGGCACCACGGCGGGCTACCCCACCCTCCGCAGGGGGAGCCGGGGCTGCTACGTCATGATCCTTCAGGATGCCCTCTCGACGCTGGGCTACCAGACCGGCAGCCGCATCGACGGCATCTTCGGCAGCCGGACGGAGGAAGCCCTCCGGGGCTATCAGCGCCGCACCAGCCTCCGCGTGGACGGCGTCTGCGGCTGCAACAGCTGGAAAAAGATCTCCACCGCCGTGCTGGGCGTGGGACGAACCAGAACGACCATTGATTGATTTTCATATATAGTAGCAGAAAACAAAAAGGCTGCTGCAAAGTACGACCTCTCCGGCACAGCAAAGCCGTGACGGAGAGGTTGCTTGCAGCAGTCTCTTATTTTTATGGTTCAATCCTCCAGCACCACATCCTCGCGGAGCACCTGCCCGATGGGCTTTGCGATGCACAGGTCGGCTTCGGCGTCTGCGCCCGTAGGCTGCATATTGATGACCACGAGGTGGTCGCCCCGGAAATAGCGGATGAGGCCCGCCGCCGGGTAGACCACAAGGCTGGTGCCGCCGATGATGAGGGTGTCGGCATGACGGATGGCCGAGACAGCCCCGGACAGTACCTGCTCGTCGAGGCCCTCTTCATAAAGGACCACGTCCGGCTTGACGATGCCGCCGCACTTGGGGCAGCGGGGCACACCGGTGCTGTTGGCGATGAAGTCCACGCCGTAGAACGCGCCGCAGTTCACGCAGTAGTTGCGCAGCGTGCTGCCGTGCAGCTCGTATACCTTCTGTGACCCTGCGGCCTGATGGAGGCCGTCGATGTTCTGGGTGATGACGGCCTTCAGCTTTCCCTCCCGCTCGAGCTTGGCCAGACGGAGGTGGGCCGCGTTGGGCTTTGCGCCCCGGACAATGAGCTTATCGCGGTAGAAGCGGTAAAACTCCTCGGGGTGCGTTTCCCAGAAGGTGTGGCTCAGGATGGTCTCGGGCGGGTAGTCGTATTTCTGATGGTAGAGGCCGTCCACGCTGCGGAAATCCGGGATGCCGCTCTCGGTGGACACACCTGCACCGCCAAAAAAGACGATGTTCTGGCTCTGCGAAATGATTTTTTCTAACTTTTCAACCATATTCAACACCTCTTTTGTATTACTTGCCGGAAAACGACTTAAAATTTTGTATATTCTGCGCGTCATTCTCCACGTTTCAGCGGTCGTTCTCCGCAAACATCTGCCCCAGCTGGGGAAAAATGTCCTGCGGGAGCATTCCATACTCGCCCCTCCGGGCAGCAGCCCGGTCGGCGGCGGCACCGTGGAGCCAGACCGCGCAGGCGGCGGCATCGTAGGCAGGCAGGCCGCAGGCCAGCAGGGCCGACGTCATACCGGCCAGCACATCGCCGCTGCCGCCCCGGGCGAGGCCCGGGTTGCCGGTGGGATTGATGCAGGCCCGCCCATCCGGCCCGGCGACCACGGTCCGCGCTCCCTTCAGCACCACGACCGCGTTCCATTGGGCGGCATACCGCCGGGCGATGCCCTCCCGGTCGGCTTGGACCGCCTCCACCGAAAGCCCGGTCAACCGGGACATCTCGCCCGGGTGGGGCGTCAGGATCAGCTCTTTTGCCGGGCGGGGCAGCTCCTCGCCCCCATTCATGAGGCTGGCAGCAGCGTTCAGGCCGTCGGCATCCAGCACCGCACTGCCCGAAAAACCGGTGAGCAGCTTCTTCACCAGCGTCCGCGTCTCAGCGGCGCGGGCGCTGCTCTGGGCCAGATACCCCAGCCCCGGCCCGATGAGAAGGACGGTGGCCTTCTGCCGGAGGATGCGGGGGATGCTCTGGGGCGAGATGCCCCCCTCTGCCCCCGGCTCACAGGGGCAGAGACAGCATTCCGGCAGGCGGGCCGCTACCGCCGCCATCACCGGCTCGACGCTGGCCAGCGTGACGATGCCCGCGCCGGTGCGCAGGGCACCCT is a genomic window containing:
- a CDS encoding NAD(P)H-hydrate dehydratase; translated protein: MTPDITAGSVWSRIPKRGRESNKGSFGAVLAVAGSACYRGAAALTVEGALRTGAGIVTLASVEPVMAAVAARLPECCLCPCEPGAEGGISPQSIPRILRQKATVLLIGPGLGYLAQSSARAAETRTLVKKLLTGFSGSAVLDADGLNAAASLMNGGEELPRPAKELILTPHPGEMSRLTGLSVEAVQADREGIARRYAAQWNAVVVLKGARTVVAGPDGRACINPTGNPGLARGGSGDVLAGMTSALLACGLPAYDAAACAVWLHGAAADRAAARRGEYGMLPQDIFPQLGQMFAENDR
- a CDS encoding NAD-dependent protein deacylase, which codes for MVEKLEKIISQSQNIVFFGGAGVSTESGIPDFRSVDGLYHQKYDYPPETILSHTFWETHPEEFYRFYRDKLIVRGAKPNAAHLRLAKLEREGKLKAVITQNIDGLHQAAGSQKVYELHGSTLRNYCVNCGAFYGVDFIANSTGVPRCPKCGGIVKPDVVLYEEGLDEQVLSGAVSAIRHADTLIIGGTSLVVYPAAGLIRYFRGDHLVVINMQPTGADAEADLCIAKPIGQVLREDVVLED
- a CDS encoding peptidoglycan-binding domain-containing protein — protein: MARLLVYDAYENKVYTYSSLNENDPMPYSTGTTLTVREFRGRSNSPVLWTTIAAMEAWNLTRRKYGRGIPVGYAFRRIWEGGHGTRSQHYAGVSFDVGQRLSQTQRTAIYRAARSTGAWGYVEPLSQTPTWVHLDRRYGTPACSGTTAGYPTLRRGSRGCYVMILQDALSTLGYQTGSRIDGIFGSRTEEALRGYQRRTSLRVDGVCGCNSWKKISTAVLGVGRTRTTID
- a CDS encoding aldose 1-epimerase family protein — encoded protein: MQATIHNEYLTLTVDTHGAEAVSLKNAAGEELLWQADPAVWKRHAPILFPWTGKLKDGSFTHGGKTYKGGQHGFARDVEHTLRKAEGDTVQLELRPDETMKAERFPFDFVLTSTFRLDGKTLHHTLTVSNPGSEELRFGIGYHPAFCVPFDAEHTVEDYEFRFDQPESPVILDASGGGLLTGKCYYQWKNQQAIPLTNDLFDNDSFCMAGLRTKTLGIYEKDTGRSIVCDVAGFPYTLIWSALSKPLRFVCIEPWNSLPASVDDPQEWSQRAAAACLAPGGEWSTTLSTTFER
- a CDS encoding peptidoglycan-binding protein — encoded protein: MATGILRIQAFAARQSSPIEGVTVNVSGDGFTATRLTDAEGNAADVTLTTPACALSLDEDNTTQAPYAVCSLVASKPGYRTVRIQGVQVFPGQVTLAQPEMIPDTEEIRDPLNAPIIIPPHSLFTGNGGSGPTPALACVPRVLDRVIIPKNITVHLGRPAASAQNVTVSFRRYIANVASSEVYPTWPEQALRANIHCQISLALNRIYTEWYPSKGYTFNITNSTSYDQYYVHGRTVFDVMVRLTDDIFNTYIRKTGTVNPYYAEYCDGKSVTCPGLKQWGTVTLANQGRNALSILKYYYGNNIEIVRTNNIQSIPRSYPGSPLRQGSTGSAVFTLQRQLNRITKDYPFLGLLTVDGIFGSRMTATVKKFQKQFGLTADGVVGRSTWYKISYIYVSVKDLAELTSEGETSNGALSNGTWDPGSAPLKVGSTGREVEQVQFWLSTLAQYESNIPSVTVDGIFGSGTAAAVRAFQRRYGLTADGIVGRATWTELYDQFRSIQSDNGTPNAYPGSALRQGSSGQNVRLVQFWLKIARTVYQSLSNVTVDGIFGPATTAAVRRFQTYFGLASDGVVGRTTWNKLYEVYNDIANRLLSSSLRPGEYPGLLRSGSTGTAVRELQFYLYLMSAYQSSIPSVSIDGRFGAATEAAVRAYQRFAGLTVDGIVGRKTWDSLYGKASALRSSGPVVTLKRLPYPGTPLTIGSDSSAVLYYALLLQRIAYYYDSVASPALSSQYTQETADATASAQELLGLPATGAADAETWTAVEALSLQLAAFTPNPDRHPEQGPDYPGRAMKEGSVGPDVSLIEGWVNDRSQLYCEEDYVTDNASFGPEDTAAVKETQQRAGLETNGVVDRPTWAALRAQSHTACDSCTEEG